In Papaver somniferum cultivar HN1 chromosome 9, ASM357369v1, whole genome shotgun sequence, the genomic stretch taatattaatcgactagtgaaacaaaatattatgtaatcacaaacgatgagacgaaagtgtttgggactacttttctatcttgcctataagacaatcttacgattgtactcaattacgatagaaacaacaagatcagatcatgaaactacagagaaaatagttgggtctggcttcataatcccaatgaagtctttaagtcgttaacctacagggtctcgagagaacctaaggttaaaggtgaattgaatctagcttatacaactagtatcatacatgaggtgtggggattaggttttccagttgctagagttctcatttatatagtctccaaatcagggtttgcaatctaagttaccttggtaacaaagcattcaatattcaccgttatatgaatacctgataagattcaagataatatctttaaaccgttagatagaacttagcttgttatacacaaatgaaatgtaacttcatttaggtttgaataaccgtacctaaatatgtacattagttggttcaataataattaaccaatggttagccatatgagcactttcatatcaaccttattcatcttcaccataactagttcaaataactcaaaagaactagttagagagtttttcaattgcttagatctcatagaagtatacaagacacaatcaaagcaaaaaaacagttttgattcactcgaatcgatttatgaacattatagccacggtttacaaagattgctgTTTGTATGGTAAAAATTACTTCTACCCAAAACACGAATTTGGTGATGATTTTGCTGAGATCCGAACCACTGCTTCAAACTCCAATTGGATTGAGtaatgggtggtggtggtggtggtggtgtgggggggggggggggggggggggggtgcctGCAAAAAACCCTCCGATGCTAAAGTCAGTTTTGGGTTTTTTACAGGAGTTTTAGTGGGTAAGATTGCATACCTTCTTTGGGTTGTAAAACGTCCATTTATATGTTTATAAATTTCCGTTTTAAATGCAGGAATGAATTGCAATTACTAGCCCTGCATGCCTCATGCAGTAACTGGCCCTTGTATGACTCCTGCAGTAACTGACATTGACTGGACCTGCATGCTTCCAGAATCCTCCTCTTGGGTTACAGAATTGGCTAAACCAAAAGGTGCAAAGGGTTGGCCCAAGTTAAGTGTACATGCCTAGCCTAAAAGAGTGAAGTGTGCATAAGCCCATAGTGGGGAAAAAATATCCGCAAGGCAAACAACATGGGGCTGAATCATCCAGGGCTACGAAATTAAATTGTGTCGCGCAGCACTGCATCAGGATTACTGAATTAAGTTGTGCCCGTTTCACCGAATCAGGGCTAGGGTATTAAGTAGCACCGAGCCACACCGGATCAGGACCACAATATTAAGCTGTGTCGTGATACACGGAATAAGTGTTGTCTGCCGCCGACGCCTGGCATGGCCGTCGGCGACCTGCTGCTTCTCTCGTCGCCGGAAAAGATGAAGACGCCGGATTCTGCTGGTGATGACGTCATGCTGACGTCATGACGGAAGATGCTAACAACGTGAGGAATATGCCAACGGTGTTAAAACGGTAACTGAATATTCCGTGAATATGCTTATGCCGTCAATGACAGTAACGGAATATGCTACCAAATATGTATCTGCTGACGTCATCACCTAGTCAGCCGCTGACCGTGCTTTGATGATGACGTGTTAGTCTCTGGTTGGTCAATCGATGCTGACGTGGCACAACATGTCTCGTCCTCTTTGCTGACATGGCACGGTATGGCTCGTCCTCTTTGCCGACGTGGCACATTGCTAAGATGGCATGTCCTGGCTCGTCCGTCTTGCTGACGTGGCACGTCTTGGTTCGTCCGTCTTGCTGACGTGGCACGACATGGTTCGGACGCCTTGCTGACGTGTCACACCATGGTTCGTCATACTTGCTGACGTGGTACTACTGACGTGGCACACCTTGGTTCGTCCTGCTTGCTGATGTGGCAGTGCTGATGTGGAAGTGATGATTTGGCTCTCCTCTTTGCTTGACTAGGACCCATGTGAATGGGCTTCTATGTATGGTGCATTTGTGAGGCCTAGTTAGCTACATTTGGGTTATAAGAGAAGCATATTTGGCCCAGTTGACTATACTTAGCTTATTATGAGGGACTTTTTAGGCCTAAGTTAGCCCAATTTTGATGTAGAATAAtaagggtacaaacatcgccccctcttcaTCCCATAACTTGTTATAGGTTAAGAAGTTCGGGTTCCCCTCTGAATTAGCATTTTTCCGGAGTGTTACATAACTCGCCCCAAAGCGCGTTGTTTGGAGTGTTATGCAACTCGCCCCCAGGGATGTAATGATTGCGCTGGAGTGTTATATATCTCGCCCCCAAATGGTTGAGGTGACATATAACTCGCCCCCAGTATGTTTTGTGTCATGTTGCTCATGCTCGCGCAAGGGTGCATTTCCTTGCTGCATTTCGCTCGCGCATGGAATGAGAAATTGAGTTTTTtctgctatcttgaattcgcgCAGGGGGCCAATCCTGCTATTCAAGATGCGCACAGAGTTGAGATGTGTACATTTTCACATGCCTGGACAGGTGAAAATGTTCGTCACATTTGCTGCTGTCCCATATGCTGAGGATACAATTGAAATTGGGTAAAAATGCTCAAACTGTGCATTCACCCTATCTGCGAGATGTCAGAGACGTTGCTGACAGTAGACTCGAACTGTACTGTTTTGCCATTTAGGACTGACTGCGGATTTGAACGTCCGCAACAACTTATAATTAAACACGAACAATTTTGATAAAGTGTGGGATACCAAaataatgttgaattaaatttctgaatagaaataacaagataaaTACCTACTTCTCGACAACAgcttcctcgttaaaacctttacatggaaaacccagtgggataaaaccagtataaaggaaaaagagtgcagCACATCAGGATTTGAAACTACTCCTAATGATAAAACTTCTTAAAGTGGAACGAATTCCATGGATTCCATGGTTTTGAATCCTTAGTTCCATCGAGGTTCCTTAAGTAGTAGGATCCACGAGATGCTGGCCTGTCCACTATGTATGGACCTTCCCAGTTTGCTCCGAGATTTCTAAAGTTTGGCTCCATTGTGGCTGCACGAGTTTTCTTCAAGACATATTCCCCTGGTTTGAATGACCGTTCTCTGACCTTACGATCATAGCTCATCTTGATTTCCTGCTGGTATCGAACTAACTGCTGCAAGGCTGTTTCCCTTTGTTCTTCCAGCAACTCTTTATCCAAAGCCAATATGCTATCATTTTTTCCAGATTTGACAGCGCGAGTTTTGGTAGTCTTGAGATGTACCTCTGTGGGTGTGACTTCCTCTGTCTCATAAGCCAGTGTAAATGGGAAAAATCCAGTGGATCTTTTTTGGGTCGTCCGATAGGACCATAAAACTCCAGGGAATTCTTCTGTCCATTTTCCATTCACTTTCTCCAGCCTTTTCTTGAGGTTGTCCATAATAACGCGATTGGTTGCTTCTGCCTTCCCGTTGCTCTGAGCATAATAAGGAGATGAGAAATTGTGGCAAATATTCAGGACTTTGCAAAAGTCTTTGATCACCCCATAATcgaactgtttcccattatctgATACTATCGCGTCtgggattccaaatctgcagaTGATATTCTCCCATATGAACCTTTCCACATCATGTCTGGTAACGTGTACCAGTTCCactgcttcgacccatttggtaaaataatCAGTTGCAGCTAGTACGAATCTAACGCCTCCAGGAGCTTTGGGAAGTGGTTCGACGATTCTAGTCCCCACATAGAGAATGGCCAGGGACTAATTAAAGACTGGATGCAATTCGTTGGCGGGCCTTTTAGAAATCGGAGCATGCTCTTGGCATGGTACACATTTCTGCGCGTATTCTTTAGCATCTTTCTGCATATACGTCCAGAAATACCCCTGGGTAAGTATCCTGTGCACGAGATTGAGTCATCTAGAATAGCTGCCACATATTACTTCATGAGCCTCTGCCAATATCTGTTGCCCTTCTTCTGCTGATATGCATCGCAAAAATGGCTCAAAAGCCACAGGTTTGCGGTACAGCTGTCCTTCGATCGTCGAATATCTCCAAGCATTCTTTTTCACTTTTGAAGCGAGATGCTCATCTTTTGGGAGTTCGCCGGTTGTCAAATACTGGATGTAAGGCTGACGCCAGTCTGCAACGTTTTCAGCATGATTGCCTGAATCATCTATCACTGGACTGTCAACATCCATATTGTTGTCAATGTTCTCGGTATCTCCCTGTGTTGATGTAGATCCCCTCTCGCCCCACTAGCGTGTTCGAGAGTCAGAATAAAGTGACTGTCGGAGATGCTAGGTAACTCTTGGAAATCCACTACAACGATGGTATCAGTTTCGACTGCTGAAGAAAGatatgctaaggcatctgcgtgcctgTTTTCCATCCGTGGTCGCTGCCCAATGGAAAATTGTTCGAACTCGTTTGCCATCTCCCTCATACGGTCCATGTAAAGGGTCATCCTCTCTTCCTTGGCTCTGTAGGTCCCCAGAAACTGGTTAACTACTAGCATGAAATCAGTTACCAGCTTTACGTTCTTCGCATCTAACTGTTTGAAAGCCTTTAAACCGATAATTAAagcttcatattcaacatcattgttTGATGCTTGAAAACCCAGCCTGGTCGCTTTCTCGATCCTCGAACCTTCAGGAGTTAGGATGACACACCCAACTCCAGCTCCACCAACATTCAATGACTCATCAGTAAATATGGTCCATAATGGTTCAGGTGTATCAACATCCATTGTGGAACCGCCCCCAGTCTGATCAGTGGCTGACTCTATGTGTTTGAACAACTCCTCATCTTCTGTAGCAACCGTTTCTATATGGTCCACAGGAAAATCTACTAGCAGCGTAGCCAGGGGATGTCCCTTCTCTGCAGTTTTGGTTTCGTACTTGATTTCATACGCCCCCAGAAAATTTGACCATATGGCTAGTCGGTTAGAATCATCAGCACGTTCCAGGATTCTCTTCAGCGGATATTCGGGGTAGACTACGATCTGCGTCACTTGGAAATAAGGCTTGAGGCGACGAGATGCATGCAATAGTGCAAGTGATATCTTATCAATTTTCTTGTACTGTGCTTCCGCCCCCGTCAAAGATTTACTGACGAAGTAAACAGGCTTTTTATGTGGATCCGTAACAAACAACACTGCACTTACAACATTCTCTATTGCGGCCAGATAAACTTCAATAGGTTGTCCAGTTTTTGGATTCACCAaaactggggggggggggggggttgacaAATACTGTTTGATCTCATTGAAATCTTTCTCGCACTCATCCATCCAGCCAAAATTCACCGctttcttcaaaacatcaaagaaTGGTTTGAATCGATCCGACGAGCGTGAAATGAAACGATTCAAAGCTGCTAATCGTCCTGCTAGCTTATGGACCTACTTCTTCGTTCTTAGGGATGGCATTTCTATGATGGCTCTGATTTGCTCCGGATTTGCCTCGATTCCTCTCTGCGTCATCAAGTATCCAAGGAACTTTCCCGAGGATAGCCCGAACGAACATTTTGCTGGATTGAGCTTCATTCGATATTGCCTCAGTATATCAAACGTCTTCTGCAGATCAAGGGAATGTGACTCCTTTTGCTCAGATTTCACTACCATTTCATCGATATATACTTCCACCGTCTTCCCAATCATAACTTTGAACATATGGTATACCAAATGTTGGTAGGTTTCCCCTGCGTTCTTTAGCCCGAACGACATTACAGTAGAGCAGTAAACTCCTCTGTCAGTCACAAACgtagtatgctcttgatcttcctcgAACAAAGGTATTTAGTTATACCCTGAgaaaccgtccatgaatgacagtctcTTGTACCCTGAGGTTGCATCCACCAAATCTTTTATCTTCGGTAGCGGGTATGGATCACTCGGACATGCTTTATTCAAATCAGTAAAATCGATACAGACACGAATTTTACCATTCTTCTTTGGAACGGGTACGACATTAGACAGCCAGCGAGTATACTGCACTAGTCGAATAAAGCATGCTTCTAATAACTTTTTGACTTCTGCAGTAActccatcttttttttctttcgccatattcctgattttctgacGAAATGCATGAAACTTCTCATCGATTCAGCCTGTGACAGGCTACATTCGGATCTATCCCAGGTATCTTAGCAAAACTCCATGCGAAACTGTCGGCGTTTGCCCTTAGCAATGTAATCAAACCATCACGTTCATGTGCAGGCAAGTCTGCCCTAACGAACGTTGTTTTGTGCTCCTCATCTCCAATCTGGACCTCGATCAGTTTCTCAACTGTTGGGGGTTCAGCTGCGTCCTCTCCCATATATGATTCTGGAGTGAGAGGATTCTGTAATTGTTATTTCTGCTCGACCCGCATGATTTGGTTCCCGCTAACTTCTGACTTCTTGTACTCGTCCATAGCACTCTCGTGACACTTGTGAGCGGCCATCTGGTCACTCCTAACTTTTACGACTCCTTCCGGGGAAATAAACTTTAAACATTGATGATATGAGGATGTGACTGCACCGATCTCATGCAGCCAGTCTCGTCCTACGATCGCATTGTAGGGAGCTTTACAGTCAAGCAGTAAGAAATTTCCTAGAACAGACTTGTCAGCCACTGTTATAGGTATCTTCACTTTTCCAATTGCCTTTGTAACTTCGCCACTGAAACCGATAATTTGATTTTCATCCTCCTAGATCAAGTCGTGTGGTAGATTCATAGAGGAATAAGCTCCTGAAAACAGCACGCCCATTGAGCTCCCTGTATCCACTAGAATCCGGTGTACACGAAGCATGCCAATCCAAGCAGTTATAATGATAGCATCATTGTGTGGAGCATATACACCTATCATGTATGCTTAAGAGAACTCGATCTTTGTTCACCCAATCTCCCGAATTTCTAATCCATTTCCACAGACAAAAGCGATATGATTTGTCAAGTACCATTCTTTTAACTGCCTGAGCTTTCTCCTGCTCTCATCTTCCGATGCCCGCATGGTCATTGAATGTATCCTGGCATGACTGACGTTAATCACATGAGCGTTAATCACATGTGTTGCGCCAAACTGTCCAGGGTCTTTTCCAAAATCCCTTTTCACGTACTCTTGTATCTTTCCAGCGTCTATCATCCGCTGGACCTCGATCTGTAAAGCGCGACAATTCTCAGTCTTGTGACCATGGTCTTTATGGAACTTACAGTATTTTATCTTATCACGTTTATCACGTGTCTCTTCTCGCAAGGGACGAGGGGGGATCAAATCCTTGCTGATTTTCTCATACAACTCTGTAAGATGTATGTTCAATGGTGTCAGTTTCATATCATGATATTTCTGGAATCCAGTTTCCATTCATTCACCTTGGTTCTTCTCTCGCTCTTCACCTCGATCATTGTGCTGGCCGCTCGAACGGTTCTTCGACTTGTCTTTCCTCCCATCATTTGGATAATTGGATGATCTGTTAACATGTCTCGTCTCTCGAGCTTTGAAATCATCCTCTACTCGAGCATATTATTCCACTCGATCATACAGTCCCTCCAGAGTCTTTGGTGGTATCTTGACCAAGGAACCGTACACACCTCTTTGATCGTACTGGTATTCCTGCTTGTAAGCTTCGATGACGATTTGATCGTTGGCACCATCTACATCTTCTAACTCTTGCTTGAAGCGTCGAGTAAACTGCCTGATGCTTCCCTCCTTCCGAATTCCTAGAAGGAAAAAATCGTGGCATCCCTTCTGATCGCGTCTGTTGTACTTATAGTGGGAGCATAATTCTTAAACCAATTCATGGTAAGTACCGATCGACTGTGCAGGGAGTTTATTGAACCACTTTATTGCTCCTCCAGTCAATGACGGTGGAAACATTTTTCACATCAACTCATCATTGTGCTTCCATAGAGTCATGGCAGTTTCATAGTGTAAAACATGCTGATCTGGATCATCTGTTTTCTCATCGAATTTTGGCAGCTTTGGAACTAGAAAATTCATTGGCGGCCGAGATTATCTGATATTCATCTTGAAAGGGGCTCCTGGAGACTGATGCAACCGGTCTATCTTTTCTTCTCTGGATCTTCTTTTTCGACATTAATTTCTCGATCATCTTGCAAAGGCGAGCTTCTGGTATTGCGCTCACGTCGCCATCTGAGGAACTGTCTTCCTGCTCATAATCTCGGTCTTCTGGAATATGAGCTTTAGATCTCATTCTTTTCCTCTCGGGTCCAGTAGGTTCTCTTCTAGATATTCCTTGCTCCGAACGAGCAGAGTAATCGTGCGAAAATTCTCTCTCATCGTGCCGATCTTGAACCTCGTCTTCGGCATTCCTGAGACGTTTTGAATGGTTGGTAGTTTTGGCCGCACTCTGCTGAGTTGCGGCTGGTCGGGTCCCTGCTCGCCGAGGTTGTATACGACTTCGTTTAGGT encodes the following:
- the LOC113312134 gene encoding uncharacterized protein LOC113312134; this encodes MDECEKDFNEIKQYLSTPPPPPVLVNPKTGQPIEVYLAAIENVVSAVLFVTDPHKKPVYFVSKSLTGAEAQYKKIDKISLALLHASRRLKPYFQVTQIVVYPEYPLKRILERADDSNRLAIWSNFLGAYEIKYETKTAEKGHPLATLLVDFPVDHIETVATEDEELFKHIESATDQTGGGSTMDVDTPEPLWTIFTDESLNVGGAGVGCVILTPEGSRIEKATRLGFQASNNDVEYEALIIGLKAFKQLDAKNVKLVTDFMLVVNQFLGTYRAKEERMTLYMDRMREMANEFEQFSIGQRPRMENRHADALAYLSSAVETDTIVWGERGSTSTQGDTENIDNNMDVDSPVIDDSGNHAENVADWRQPYIQYLTTGELPKDEHLASKVKKNAWRYSTIEGQLYRKPVAFEPFLRCISAEEGQQILAEAHESLAILYVGTRIVEPLPKAPGGVRFVLAATDYFTKWVEAVELVHVTRHDVERFIWENIICRFGIPDAIVSDNGKQFDYGVIKDFCKVLNICHNFSSPYYAQSNGKAEATNRVIMDNLKKRLEKVNGKWTEEFPGVLWSYRTTQKRSTGFFPFTLAYETEEVTPTEVHLKTTKTRAVKSGKNDSILALDKELLEEQRETALQQLVRYQQEIKMSYDRKVRERSFKPGEYVLKKTRAATMEPNFRNLGANWEGPYIVDRPASRGSYYLRNLDGTKDSKPWNPWNSFHFKKFYH